AACTTGGTTTTGATCTTTAAATGCCCATTGTGTATTGATTACATCTTTTGTGAGAATTTAAAACATACATCTTTAACGAAATTAAGAATATTGTGAAgaatatgtttcaaattttagaCTTAAATATAAAGTCGAGTCTTTCCTTGGCgtgctttgaaaatttcaaggtacgATCATACGTCATCAAACGAGTAATATGCCTTTACATGATGACATAAGATGGGACCAGCGGGAGTGACGAAACCTCTTCCTTCGCAATAACATAGATGTCTCCTTTCCTTACGAGCAGGCCATCTACGCCACAGTACCATGAGTTAGACTATGAATTTTCCAACATTTCTTCAATCAGTCGGGTGATAATTTACTTTTATCAAGACCCaaaccacataaaaaataaatatcaaagagtgttttcctaatttttaaagagtatttttttcaaaattacatttacatttttgACAATCGACATTTTTCTGGGGAAGAAAGAACGCGCTAAAAAAGGCTATCGAATCCCGGTCTTCGGGGGGATAgctttttaccaatttaatgttTAGCATAATAACAAGAGCACACTTTGTGAGCTTCAAATTACTGAAATAAACTTCTTTCGCGGGGACGCCTAtaacaaaatacatttaaaacgGAGGAATAAGTCTTCTGCGTTTGATGGCCAATTTCGAAAGAATGGTTCCCAAGCTGTAGGCGTCAAAAGAATCAAAAGCACGGAAGAACTCAACTATTACCCTCATCAAATGCATCCCTTTCATAGGGCCTTTTTTGacagtcaaatttaaaatttaccaggtaaaggatttaaataaataatatattggtATAAAGACTGGAGGCGTCATTCATGggttatgagaggatcgttatgaaagatttaaaaaatacggcTAGTGAAGAATCcgatatggagtgtagcgctttacggagaGGAAAATAGGAAGAttgaagacgagagaagattggaggcgtttgagatgtgggtctgaggaagaatgaagaagttgaagaggACGAAAAGgcggaggaacgacgaagtactaaACATCGTGAATGAGGAGAGgcggcttctagatgagatacggaagagatataaggtatggatggagtgagtattGAGCGGCAAGGGCacaatgaaaacagtgataacagagggtagaatgttggatgaacgagggagaggaaggaaatgaatgggatttttataaaaatgaaaaggactaAGCCTTATTGCAAATTGAcgagggaagtcaatgaagggGAGATAGACTGCCAAAATATGACTTGTAAATTCCATACAacccaaccttaatcggtagaatatttcaatgaattattgaTTTACTATCTTTCCATAAACCATACCAGTCGTAACCCTTCAGAAGAGCTTGCTTGTAACCGGGTAccaatgaaaattgtttattttagcCGATCGAGAGATAAAACAATCGCAAAGTCTTGTAAACTCGACTTTACGATTGATGTTCGATTTGCGCTTTTGATTGAACGAATGTCATTGATTGGTCTGGTTCACGTGGCGTCAAGGTAAGACAAGTAAATTGCTATACATTTAAACAAATGAAGACAGTATTTGGGCGACTATGGGTGATGCCCATAAGGGCGCGCATTCGGTTCATCCGCCCCTTTCTCGCCCCCTCCCCTCACAACAGACGAGATGACCTTTCCCACCGGAGCTCTGACCCGCTGTCACTCGCGTACGTACTGGGGAGCACGGCCCGGGAGGAAAGATATCGGTGGACGACATTATACAAAAGCACGGCTCCTAACTGGAGATGGGTGGCGAAGTCGAATAAAATTTCCTAGTCGACGAAATGTAAAGAGTCGACATCGGACTGAAAGAGCACACATGTCAACAAACATGACTAACTTATTCATCTTCAGCGCCCCGAAAACTGCGCATGTAAAGCCTTTACAGCGGGGGAAACTAACGAACAGCAACGCAGGGCGATCACAAACACCAATGCCCTGGACAGCAGCGACCAACCCacgcgggactcgatcccgcagCCTTCGGATTGGCATGATAGGCCTTCAACCCGCCGCCAAAGAGCCCCAGAACTACTCTAGGTGccggaagaaaatatttctctccgACAGGTTTGAACCACCACCCTTGTATGTTTACAATGGATAGCCCACTGCATTACCACAACGCCAACTCACTTCCTAAGGACCAAGACAGGAGGGGATATACCCGATTAATGCATGACTTATCGAAAAGCAACTCAAGAAATGCGAGAAAGCACTTGTACGAAAAAATAACACACAATCTAATATGTTTTGATTTGGTCCATGGATTCGCACACGTTCCGTAACGTCAAAAAACTCTTTTAATAATGAATTCGTACAAGATGAGTACAGCGTAACCATTTATTTAGAAGCCGCAAAATTATCTGCATGATGTACGATAATGCCACACGTCATACTACGAAATCCACTGTCAATTATCGCTTCAACTATCTTCAATTAATACAACTTCAACTCTTCCATTCCCAATATCTCCCTAGGATCGTAAAATTTCCCCACAAACAACTTCTTTCCTTTGAATCCCCTCTCCGTATCCTGAACCCCACTTTATACGCGAACCGTCAGCATGTATTTGAGAAGCAATTGAACCAGGAGAACACGGGCTCAACGACACCGAAAAAATGTCACTATTGCAAGCGAGCCAAcgcagaaaagaataaaaaagctcATAAAAATAGTCACCAATACACACACCAACACCCATTAGAGGATTTTTTGATGGAACAACATCTAGAATTATTGAAGTAGGTAATAGATTGCGTCCTTTCAACACAGCGTGCACTACGAAGCTTTTCAAAATGCAGTAATTATTGATGTTCCAACCCAACCTAAATCTCTTCTTTCGTTCCCCGGTACTGAGCCCATGGAACATTATCCAACCGTAGTGATTTCATCATGTGATGATCATTCTCTCAAATCTTCGAAACCTACGACGAATTCTCTCGTTTAAAAAATACTCAGTTGAAAAATGTCACTTATTTTCCGTACATCAAAGTGAAATGTATACACCGGAGGTGGCGAAATATTAGACCcgaattaaaatggaaaacaacCTACTGCCGACCACCTATGCTAGAGTAAGACTGGATCACACCAAAAATAGCAAACAAAACATTAATATAGACCCTCATCGAAAAACGTCATGGTaaacatttcacataaaatttaagCTGAAAGGGTATTTTAACAACGTACCGAAGTTATTCTAACTAACTAAAGCGAACATTAACCATTAAACATAGATGAGGAAAAGAGTTTTCAAAATCACACAGAAGTACATATTTACAATAACACCTAATTTAACAAACGAATAATACGGTCGACCCACTTGAAGCTTACCTACCTCATCAGAAAAATACTACGTTGAGCTTCCGGGACGATTGACACCAAATATGACGTAAGAAAAATCTATCTTACGGCCTGGTTACACGACATATATCAACCAGAACCAGTCAATGTATGCAACAAAATAGAACGGGATATATTTTATGTTCATACATACGTAGAATTTGGGTGTATGTACTCTGTATTGTGGCATTCATACTCGCGTTCATACGTTTAGACCAtgtttagacattaacttgtacgagtaACTGTAACGTGCAACCAGGCCTTCACAAAGGAAGCAGGCGAAATTAGTATCAACAGTGGGAGGCGAAAAATCAAAAGGCCAAAATagatgtaagagaaaaacaagtTATAGTTTCTCTCAGTTTTTAAAACCTTAACTTTTACATAAATTGATCCGACGTCTGATGAAGAGACAAGTGTTAGCGCATACGACCTCAGGCAGTAGGCCAATTATTTGCGAATGCAAGAGCATTGCGAAGTCTCGGGAGGCCGAGACTCGAGGTCAAGTTGGATGAATCAAGCGGTGAGGAGGGAGCACAGACCCCTCACGCCCACTTCTCCGCACGCACTTGACCAAAGCTCTCCTTCGCCTCTAATGTTTCAAACGCCTCATCACTGCacctcattgttttttttttaagaaaaattcattcaCTAACCGATGAAAAACTTGAATGAATTCATCGCCTACACCAATATTCCATGAGGAGGATAGAGAGATCTACCTCGACCGCTGATAGTGAACAAAGAATTTGCAACATACACAGAATATCTTTGATTTGATGCCGCGAAATTCAATCTATAAATAATGCTCCAACTTGATTAGGCGTTTGAAAAATACTGCACAGGCATTTCCTAAAAAACGGAAATTAAGAAGGAACCAGAAAAGGAAAAACCAGCTGTGATGAATGACACTCTTCGGGAAGTCACAGACGTTAACGAAAGATCCTCGAGTATTAATCTCGATCAGTCAATCACATTCTTAATACAAACTACAGTTCAAAATGACCTGATATAGTCCATAAAAAACAGCAACTCAAAAGGACAGGCGCAGAAAATCGTAAGtttgataacataaaatattGAAGTCCGTCACAGAATCAAATCGGATAGCGACAACACGAAACTTCTCAACAGCTGAGATGAGACCAAAGGCACGTAGTTCGTAACGCAACTGTGACACATGCCATTACTGGCTATTAAGAAAACACATGAACTTTGACCATCACCATGCAAGCAAATCCCATTCTCATGAAGGTTAATAAATTGATAACCCTACAAGTACACACAGCAAGTCTAACAAACAGAATGTGTATTTCCTCGGTAAAAATGACTTAAAACTTTCACCTCGCCCTGTAGCAATCTAAATCACTGTCCTCAAGCTTCACATTGAGTGACATCCGAACAAATGTCAACTCGCCCCCGTCAATACCCTCCGCTTTCCCACGGAGAGGCTATGCCCGTGCACCTTGGGTCGGAGCCAACACAACGAAAACAACATCGACATCATGCGCTCGCACCAGAGGCAACACTTCCACGCGAACTTGTCCTTATTTTATAGAAAGGGGCGTGGCGTGACACTTCCACAATATTACACGACGCGAGGTTGAAAGTGATTCACCAAACACGGATTTAAGCATGACCAcaactaaaaaaattatcaagccTACGTTACAGCTGCTATGTTCGATTTCCCAGAATGTTTACACAACACCATTGAACTTTTTCATTCCATGGATGATGATGTAGCGCTCACTCGTAAACGCCTAGAGATAAACCgatgaaaataatcaaaatgtaaatattgtaaacaaTATTCCCCGTTCGATACTTGATTAAATACAATACTTCGGGCATTCGAAGGgagaaaataatgattataatgtTTTACTACGGTGACAAACATTGACATGACATTTTAAAGATGGATAAAACTTATACAAGTACTTATACCGATTTTAAACCATATCCACTTAATAAATAGACACTCCTTACACTCTTTCCCAGAGGCATAAAAGTTTTCCCTAGCATCCCCTGTTCTAAATTTAGACATACACGAAAACCCGGACGGGATGACCATAAATTCATAAGTagtcaaaaatagaaaaaacttaCCTTTCGTTCTGATAGTCCAAGACAACAGAAGTCGAATCAAACTCACTGAAATCCCCGATGGACTCCCCTTCGAAGCTATACCCGCCGAAAACACTCGCACGAGTTGAGGCATTCATGTTAAAATATGGCGTCCAGAAACCTTACTGACACCTGGCGAGCATTTTGGGAAGTTTGTCCTACTATAAGcatcattcttcattattttacatCATAATAATCATTCTACAAGACATTAAAAGCTCTAAAACTTTTAATttgtgtactattttttattttattcaatttttaatgtgtgtgatACATTGAAGGTATAATTTCATTTGTCAATTGTTTGGCGTGAAACTTCCTAACTACAAGGATGCGGTTTCAAAATATGTTATTCCGTTGTGgaggttaaaaatattaaatttcccaTTCATCCCACCCCTCCTGAGTTCGTAAACTCGTGATCATTGAAGTAAGTGTTcgaagaaatattaataattcatttttttcaggtacaatcGTAGTTATAGGCGGAAAGTCTTCTCTATTAAATGATTTGTTACCTGTAAAACCTCGGTAAATAGTTCATGAATCCAtggaaaatatcttaattttgaTCACGTTGTCTATACTTTTAGCAAAATTCACGGCACGATATcactgtttaataatttatattttgtccgGCATCTTTCTGCTGTGGTCATGCCGAAGCAGAAATAGATAGGATCCTGAAGGAACCCAATATATAgtaatttagtatttttctatGCATGGGATATGTTATGATCACACATTTTGGACCCTAGGAAGTAATTATGTCTCATTTTTAGAGTAGTGACTAACTGCAATTTGTTATACTTTAGGTAGGAGAAGATAAACACATATCAGCTATGTCAAAGGTGTACACATTAAAACCGACCGATGATAGCGACGAGGACGATACCTGCGTTCTTAACCTTGATGGCTTTGCAAGTGACGATGATTTGGATATTGATAAAAGTAATCTATCTCCCAGTCATTATAGTGAAGTCCAAGATAACTTAGCTGAAGGAAGCAGTAAAACTGTTAATAGACATGAAACTTCACACCGTAAGGTGGGAACTATCGAAAATGTTTCAAAGGGAAAAAGAGCCTCAAACAACTCCACATACTCAGATGTGTCGACACCTCCAATGGACTCAAAATCATTTGTAGCGACCCCCAAAACTGCTACTCTCTCTAAGGAAACTAGTAGAGTGGAAGTCAGTTACAGCCCCGATTTCACTGAAGTCAGTGAACAAACAGAAGACAAAATGACTGCATGGGAAAGGTGGTTTGTGATGAAGCAGAGACAAATAAGACTTCaaacagaaatggaaaaaaagaagaagatggTGGAAGAGCAAAAGGTTCTGGAACGTAGGAGGAAGAAGGCTGAAGAAAATGAAAGATTGCAGAAATTATggctggaaaaaaagaaaatggaagattttgctaagaaagaaagggaaaaagcAATGAACACAAAGAATGACAAGGGAAAAGCCAATGAACTGTTTTATGAAAAATGGTGTCAAAAGAAACTTCAGGAAAAACAGAGTAAgaa
This genomic interval from Ischnura elegans chromosome 5, ioIscEleg1.1, whole genome shotgun sequence contains the following:
- the LOC124158521 gene encoding coiled-coil domain-containing protein 34-like, with amino-acid sequence MSKVYTLKPTDDSDEDDTCVLNLDGFASDDDLDIDKSNLSPSHYSEVQDNLAEGSSKTVNRHETSHRKVGTIENVSKGKRASNNSTYSDVSTPPMDSKSFVATPKTATLSKETSRVEVSYSPDFTEVSEQTEDKMTAWERWFVMKQRQIRLQTEMEKKKKMVEEQKVLERRRKKAEENERLQKLWLEKKKMEDFAKKEREKAMNTKNDKGKANELFYEKWCQKKLQEKQSKLQYNKEQEKYEELQKEIRKKKNEKAQMEWMNKAKQRPMTPRITFGYVGDSVIAFHDSTSHPPPTYVNPIPWQL